The following is a genomic window from Zalophus californianus isolate mZalCal1 chromosome 10, mZalCal1.pri.v2, whole genome shotgun sequence.
AAAGGGCTGGAGCCAGGTGTGTGAAAATTACCGTGCAGAGCAGTCTAGGTGGCTGGATTAGCGAAAtgggggccctggggtgggaacAGGAGCAGCAGGAGGCTGCTGGGGATGTGCCTTGGTGGATGCAGAGAGGAGTGGCTAGGGATGAGGGAGGAGGGGTTCGCAAGGGCAGCTCCTGTGTGGCACTTGAAGGGGTTTGGGTTTCACTGTTGTGGTTGGGGGGGCAGCTGGTAGAGGCCTTgaagtgggagggagagatgacCAGATTTGCTTTTAAAAGGTGGTTTTGGCTTCTCTGCAAAGAGTAAATCCTAGGGTGTTGAGGTTATAAGCAGGGAAATGGCAACAGGTCTCCAGACAAGAAACTGTGGCTTGTGTTGGGATGGAGGCAGTGGCAGTGGAGACAAGTGGGCAGAATCACAccacggtttttttttttttaattttttaattttttttaaagattttattagagaatgagagacagcacgagagggaagagggtccgagggagaagcagaccccccctgctgagcagggagcccgatgcgggactcgatcccgggactccagggtcatgacctgagccgaaggcagtcgcttaaccaactgagccacccaggcgccccacacgtTTTAAGAGATGGGCTCATTGGGGTTTGCCGAGGGGTGGCttcaggggctgagggaaggaggcGTAAGGCTATGGCCTAAGGATGATCAGAAGGAGCAGGGTGCGTGAGGCACATTCACTTCGCGATGTCAGTAACCAAGTGGAGGCATTTACAGGTAGCTGGATTGGCTATTGGTGTTTGGAGCTCTGTGTCAGATTCACTGCTGCTTGGAAGCTGTCTCCTTGATCACTTAAAAGCTGGGCTCGACATGACCTGAAACTTGGACCCAACCTGTTACGTTGAggctttgtgctttttttttttttttaaagatttatttatttatttgagagagcgagaatgagagagagcatgagaggggggaggattagagggagaagcagactccccgccgagcagggagccgatgcgggactcgatcccgggactccagggtcatgacctgagccgaaggcagtcgcccaaccaactgagccacccaggcgcccgaggcctTGTGCTCTTGCTGAACTTCccccaggggaggtgggaggggcagcttACTAGAACTGATTGTGATCTCATGGCTCATTCTCAAGTCATTTCCGTCCCATCAGGCTAGGAGTTGAAATTGGTCCTGAGAACATCCTTGGCCCAGCCTGCCCTGGGGATCCAGCAGTGCTGTTGCAGTCATCCATGAGATTCCATGGAAAACTGCTTGCAGGGGCTGGGCTTGCAGTGGGGGTGTAGTGCTCTGTGTTGAGAGCTTGTGAGTTGGGCTTGGGTTCTCAGCTTACCTGCTGTCTACTTCCTGGTTGGCCTTAGGCAAGTTAGTTAGTCCTGTGTCTCTGTTCTTGAACCTCCGAAACTGAGAGAATAATCCAGGGTTGCTGGGACTCGGCATAGGTTGGGCTCTAGTCCTGTGCACTCACCGTCCTTGTACCTCCCAGGCTGGTGAAGACTCTCCTGAATGCTATTCCCACTGTGAGGCTCAGGCTGAGCATCATGTTGGGCCAGAGGTGGAGCAGGAGTTTGTCCCTGTCCAGTTGGGCTGTTGGGAGATGGTGGGAGTGGCCCTCAGGGGCAGGACTAAACTTCTCCAACAGCCAGCTTCTTGTCCCATCTTAGCAAAAGCGCAAAGGTGTTGAGGGGCTCATCGACATCGAGAACCCTAACCGGGTGGCACAGACAACCAAAAAGGTCACACAATTGGACCTGGATGGGCCCAAGGAACTTTCAAGGAGAGAACGGTAATCACTGCTGCTGGGCTTGGGACCTGGGCACATGGGCCGGGGGCTGGCCTGCGGGGTGGAGCAGAGTTGGGGGGGTGGCTGAGGCGCTCAGATCCCTTGCCCTTCCCTCCTGGGCTCTGAGGTTCCCAGTGACTGGGTCAGGGCTCCAACTacagcatttatttttgtttcatctcATTCCCCAAAGGCTCTACAGAAGCTTctccaaaaacacaaaacaaaaataattttttttccaccagTAGGAACCCAGCAgggaaaaacagaacaacagaTTCGGACCTGAGCGTTGCACTTGAAGTAATGCCCAGGGATACGGAGGGTTATGCTATAGTCCCTTCCTCCAGGGCACCCCATTCCAGGGACACTTCCCTCCTCTGGCCTGATCTGACCATTGCTGGCCTGCATTCTTCTGGTGTCACTGCCGTGGGGCGTGGGAGAAGGCAGCACAGTGCAGAGAGGTGTGCTGGCTGCCCGAGGGCTCCCCAAGTCCCAGGTGGAAATGGAGCTGCGGACAGCCTCTTCTTGGGTTGTGTGAGGGTCTCAGTACAGTGCTGGAGTGCTCTGCACATGGCCATTGCTTGACAAGTAGTGCCCTAACTCTGGATGGCCACCAGCTGATACCAGGGGCCTTACAAGAGGTTGAAGTCCTTTAGGGAAAgctgccctatttttttttttttttccttcctgggcTGCTAGGATTTAATTCTGCCTTCCTGTGCTAACCCCATGATGGCTGAAGGGTCTAGAAAACCCCACAGGGAAGGCTCATGAGCTCAGGGTGTGATTAGAGGCTGCTAAGGATTCTAGCTTTCCAGTAGCTTCCCTCTCAATGGTAAAGTGTTACCCCCGCTTTTTGAGGTTGCAGAGTGAAAAGCCATAAAGGCCAGCATCCTGCCTGGCACTTAGCCTTCACTGAGGGGGCTTTGCAGAGCCTTTGGGTAGCCTTGCTCATCGTTCCAGATGCCTCCAGGGCCtactgccccccccgccccgccccccccccccctgccccggTTTGGATCTCTACTGCTGAGCTTAGAGGCTCCTGGCTCTGCACCTACCTCCCAGGGTAGGATCTGCTGAACTGAGAGGTATTCTAGTCTCATCTCTATAGCACGTGTCTTATCCAGAGTCTCCTGACTTTCGGTGGCTGGTCTTCTCTCCTGTCGGGCCTGTCCccgtgttttgtttcttattactCAGTGCCGTGTGCTGTGAAGGCCTCTGGGAGGCCGGGTCCTTCCCCCAGGCTCCTGCTAGGCAgggcttccctgccccctcctccagtACTTGGCTCTTCCAGGAACCTGGTATAAGTGGGACCATCCAATAGCACAGTGAAAAGTGTGCCCACTCCAGTTCAAAAATCTCAGGCCTGGGAGGAAGATCCTCCATCACCTCTTTCTCTGCCTAGTGGGTTGGTGACTGACACCTTTGTCCTGTGGGAGTCTAGCTCTCATTCCCACACCCTCCTCAGTGGGGGCTCACGCCCTGGAGGGCAGCCTCTTACACATCTGAGCTGGCCTGATTGAGAATGTGCTATGTTCTGTTGACCTGAGATTGGGTGGGTGTGGTTCCCATCCGAGGCTACTTGGTTCACTCCCTTCTCTACCCCTCACAGAATGTGGTTTCCAgtgccttcctcctcctgctcaagTGAACAGTGGTTCACTTGGTTTTTGGTCCTCCTTTCTCACTGTGGACACAAGACCCTAGTTAGTACCCCCTTCCCCCCAGTGCAGACATTGTTCACTCTGTGCTAAGCTCACCCCCATCCTCTGTTGTCTGGGGAAGCTGCTGCCCCACTTGAACTTCCTCCAGCCCCTTAAGTCTGTCCATCAGAGGTCCAGGCCCATGCCTCTGCTTGTTTGGTGAGTGTCCATCACGAAGGGGGCACATGGAGCCAGGGCGCCCTCCTCCACTTGGGCCTCAGGCCCGAGGACTTGGCTTCTATTCTGGCTTCCACATTCAGCTCAGCTGATAATGGTTGTGAAGATGTCCCCTGTGACACCATCTTGTCCAAACAGAGAAGAAATCGAGAAGCAGAAAGCAAAAGAGCGTTACATGAAAATGCATTTAGCTGGGAAGACAGAGCAAGCCAAAGCTGACCTTGCCCGGCTGGCGATCATCCGGAAACAGCGGGAAGAGGCtgccaggaagaaagaagaagagaggaaaggtgaGTTGTGAGCTCGTGTGGCTGCCTGACTCTGGTTCTGGGCAAGCCACCAAACCCTGCGCTTCAGTGTCCTCATTGTGTGATGGAATGGGTTTGGGTTGTTGG
Proteins encoded in this region:
- the PDAP1 gene encoding 28 kDa heat- and acid-stable phosphoprotein, yielding MPKGGRKGGHKGRARQYTSPEEIDAQLQAEKQKAREEEEQGEEGGDGAAGDPKKEKKSLDSDESEDEEDDYQQKRKGVEGLIDIENPNRVAQTTKKVTQLDLDGPKELSRREREEIEKQKAKERYMKMHLAGKTEQAKADLARLAIIRKQREEAARKKEEERKAKDDATLSGKRMQSLSLNK